One Anguilla rostrata isolate EN2019 chromosome 15, ASM1855537v3, whole genome shotgun sequence genomic window carries:
- the LOC135240804 gene encoding cysteine/serine-rich nuclear protein 3-like, whose protein sequence is MRRRNVHFEKVTVYYFSRRQGFTSVPSQGGSSLGMASRHSCVRQYTLGEFALEQKRIHRDMLRDHLKEEKLNSIKLKLTKNGTVDSEEASVLTVDDISDDDIDLDNAEVDEYFFLQPLTTRKRRALLRSSGVKKIDVEEKHELRTIRVSREDCGCDCRLFCDPETCACSLAGIKCQVDRMSFPCGCSKEGCSNTAGRIEFNPIRVRTHFLHTIMKLELEKSRELHKDSAPNGYPGDGGPLAHAQRGLEYPLADGVPQAALMRLQAAEEMDEPVEEEEEEEDEDDDDEEDDDDEEDDGDEDEEDGDSLCSGLTDSSTQSLAASDTEEDEDDEDRSDDPEDRVSMPPVSHTEVVPLSSVLCFSEAAARDGRANGYFAGPSADYYPMQNSGAAAVAVNGCRTPEPYAEASPFRDRAASRGDSAPPLGPFDAGSEQYAAFSGRPEEQYAAHHFPPANGGPSVVLHCAPDQESNVQPSGVYGEEPGVRSKMEFQNYLNNNSQGRYAGDGNCFVSAQPEDGSSGLSGSSSLTEGKKNHLSLESFPKVTPV, encoded by the exons ATGAGGCGGAGGAACGTCCACTTCGAGAAGGTGACGGTGTACTACTTCAGCCGGCGCCAGGGCTTCACCAGCGTGCCCAGCCAGGGCGGCAGCAGCCTGGGCATGGCCAGCCGCCACAGCTGCGTCCGCCAGTACACCCTGGGCGAGTTCGCCCTGGAGCAGAAGAGGATCCACAGGGACATGCTCAGGGACCACCTGAAGGAGGAGAAGCTCAACTCTATTAAACTCAAG CTGACGAAGAACGGCACGGTGGACTCGGAGGAAGCCAGCGTGCTGACGGTGGACGACATCTCGGACGACGACATCGACCTGGACAACGCGGAGGTGGACGAGTACTTCTTCCTGCAGCCGCTCACCACCAGGAAGCGGCGGGCCCTGCTGCGCTCATCCGGCGTGAAGAAGATCGACGTGGAGGAGAAGCACGAGCTGCGCACCATCCGCGTGTCACGGGAGGACTGCGGCTGCGACTGCAGGCTCTTCTGCGACCCCGAGACCTGCGCCTGCAGCCTGGCCGGGATCAAGTGCCAG GTGGACCGCATGTCCTTTCCCTGCGGCTGCTCCAAGGAGGGCTGCAGCAACACTGCCGGCAGAATCGAGTTCAACCCCATCCGGGTGCGGACTCACTTCCTGCACACCATCAtgaagctggagctggagaagagcCGCGAGCTGCACAAGGACTCCGCCCCCAACGGTTACCCGGGAGACGGCGGCCCCCTGGCGCACGCCCAGCGGGGCCTGGAGTACCCGCTGGCGGACGGGGTCCCGCAGGCCGCCCTCATGCGCCTGCAGGCCGCCGAGGAGATGGACGAGCCCgtcgaggaggaggaagaggaggaggacgaggatgacgacgacgaggaggacgacgaTGACGAGGAGGACGACGGAGACGAGGACGAAGAGGACGGCGACAGCCTGTGCAGCGGCCTCACCGACTCCAGCACCCAGAGCCTGGCCGCCAGCGACACCGAGGAAGACGAGGACGACGAGGACAGGTCGGACGACCCGGAGGACCGGGTCAGCATGCCCCCGGTGTCCCACACCGAGGTGGTGCCCCTCTCGTCCGTGCTCTGTTTCTCCGAGGCGGCGGCGCGCGACGGCCGCGCTAACGGCTACTTCGCCGGCCCCTCCGCCGACTATTACCCCATGCAGAACTCCGGCGCTGCCGCGGTCGCCGTCAACGGCTGCCGAACCCCCGAGCCCTACGCCGAGGCCTCGCCTTTCCGCGACAGAGCCGCCAGCCGCGGCGACTCCGCGCCCCCCCTCGGCCCCTTCGACGCCGGCTCGGAGCAGTACGCCGCCTTCTCCGGGCGGCCCGAGGAACAGTACGCCGCCCACCACTTCCCTCCGGCCAACGGGGGGCCCTCCGTCGTCCTCCACTGCGCGCCCGACCAGGAGAGCAACGTCCAGCCCAGCGGGGTCTACGGCGAGGAGCCCGGCGTCCGCTCCAAGATGGAGTTCCAGAACTACTTGAACAATAACTCGCAGGGCCGCTACGCCGGCGACGGGAACTGCTTCGTGTCCGCGCAGCCCGAGGACGGCTCCAGCGGCCTGTCCGGCAGCTCCTCTTTGACAGAGGGCAAGAAGAACCATCTGTCTCTAGAGAGCTTTCCAAAAGTCACGCCGGTTTAA